The Nycticebus coucang isolate mNycCou1 chromosome 2, mNycCou1.pri, whole genome shotgun sequence genome includes a window with the following:
- the NSMCE3 gene encoding non-structural maintenance of chromosomes element 3 homolog translates to MLQKPRSQRRSGAQAEKDRDRGRDGDARGPRGHVAEEAPGTSRGPGGSQEALGASSQGARRAQAAPSVGPRTQKQLELKVAELVQFLLVKDQKKIPIKRTDILKHVVGDYKDIFPDLLKLASERLHYVFGYKLVELESKSNTYILVNTLEPVEADAEVRGDQGTPTTGLLMIVLGLIFMKGNTIKETEVWDFLRRLGVYPTKKHLIFGDPKKLITEDFVKQRYLEYRRIPHTDPVDYEFQWGPRTHLETSKMKVLKFVAKVHNQDPKDWPAQYCEALADEENRARPEPSGPAPSS, encoded by the coding sequence ATGCTGCAAAAACCGAGGAGCCAGCGCCGCTCTGGCGCCCAGGCCGAGAAGGACAGAGACCGTGGCCGCGACGGAGACGCCCGGGGTCCCAGAGGCCACGTGGCTGAGGAGGCCCCGGGCACGTCCCGCGGGCCGGGCGGCTCACAGGAGGCCCTAGGCGCCTCGTCTCAGGGCGCCCGCCGGGCCCAGGCCGCCCCCTCCGTGGGGCCCAGGACCCAGAAGCAGCTGGAGCTGAAGGTGGCCGAGCTGGTGCAGTTTCTGCTGGTTAAGGACCAAAAGAAGATTCCGATCAAGCGGACGGACATCCTGAAGCACGTCGTTGGGGACTACAAGGACATCTTCCCCGACCTTCTCAAACTCGCTTCCGAGCGCCTCCACTACGTCTTCGGGTACAAGCTGGTGGAACTGGAGTCCAAGAGCAACACCTACATCCTGGTCAACACGCTGGAACCCGTGGAGGCGGACGCCGAGGTGAGAGGCGATCAAGGGACGCCCACCACCGGCCTCCTCATGATCGTTTTGGGGCTCATCTTTATGAAGGGCAACACCATCAAAGAGACCGAAGTCTGGGACTTCCTGCGGCGGTTAGGGGTGTACCCCACCAAGAAGCATTTGATATTTGGGGACCCAAAAAAACTCATTACGGAGGACTTTGTGAAGCAGCGTTACCTGGAGTACCGGCGGATTCCCCACACGGATCCCGTAGACTACGAATTCCAGTGGGGCCCGCGAACCCATCTGGAAACCAGCAAGATGAAAGTTCTTAAGTTTGTGGCCAAAGTCCACAATCAAGACCCCAAGGACTGGCCGGCGCAGTACTGTGAGGCTTTGGCAGATGAGGAGAATAGGGCCAGACCTGAGCCTAGTGGCCCAGCTCCATCCTCTTGA